The genome window GGCCTGGAGCGCGCGCATGAGATAAATGCGTCCGCGCGGCGACTCGTTCTCGTTCCCCGTCTCGAGGTAAGTCGGGCAGGCACCGAGACAGAGGCCGCAGTGGACACAGGCGAGTGATTTGGTTTCGTCGAGAAAACGTTGTGGAGCCGCCGAATTCGCAGTCACAAAGGCAGGTCAGGAAAAATGTGTTTGGGATCGAAAGTATCTTTGACGCGGCGAAGGAGCTTTCCCGGCGTCTCCGTTCTGGGTTCCTCCGGTCCGCCGACGTAGCACACCAGCCCGTTCCCGGCCCGGGCGACGAACGAAACTTCACCCAATCTCCGAATCGCTTGGGCCAGTTCCGAAGGCAGAACCGAGAGTCGCCGCGGCGGCGTGGCTGATCCGGAATTCCAGAACCGAATCTCGTGGTCCAGATTGGACGGGCTTCGCGCGCCGAGTTCGGCTGCTTTCGCCAGTTGATACTCGACATCCTCCCGCACGCCGGCAAAGCCGAGCACGACCGTCAGAGCGTGGGAGCGTGAAGCGTCGGAGCGTGAGGCGTTAGAGCGTGGACCGTCCGTGGCCGATAGCATCCCTGGAGCCTCTTCATCCACCCTCTCCCCTCCGAGGGGTGAGGGACGAGGTGAGGGGTCCGTTTGGCTGTTAGTGGAGATGTTGTGGAGATCAAGGACCACAGGGACCAGGTTGCTTTCGAGAACTGCTTGAACAAAGGCCCCAGCGTTTTGCAGTGAGTCGAAGCCGGCCTGAACGAATTGTTCCGCTTCGGGCAGCGGCCGGAGTTTGAAGGTCGCTTCCACGATCACGCCGAAGGCGCCGCGACTCCCGATGAACAATTTGCAGAGATCATAGCCGGCCACGTTCTTGACGACCTTGCCTCCCGACTTGATGACGCGCCCATCCGCCAGGACCACCTTCATGCCGATCAGATAATCCCGCACCGTGCCATAGCCAAACCGGCGCGGCCCGCTGGCATTGGCGGACAAGAGATCGCCGATGGAAAGGCGGTCCGCATCGGGCGGATCAACAGGCAGCCATTGGCCGCGCGGGGCTAGCCGAGCCTGAAATTCCGTCAGCGTCATCCCGGCTTCCACGGTGGCCGTCATGTCTTCCGGCACGTGATCCACGAGGCGATTCATCGCGTGGAGATGCACCGAAGCGATTCGTTCGCCGCTGGCATGGGCGGAGGCGACCGCTTGCTGTAAATCCTCAACGGACCGCGTTTGCAGAATCATTCTGAAGCCGATCATCGCCAACGCCGCCGCTCCGGTCAAATCCCGGCTGGCACTCTATTCATCAAGCCATTATGTCCGCGAAGAACTGACTGATAACAGGCTTGATGGTGGCCCTGTCAGTC of Verrucomicrobiota bacterium contains these proteins:
- a CDS encoding FAD-binding oxidoreductase: MIGFRMILQTRSVEDLQQAVASAHASGERIASVHLHAMNRLVDHVPEDMTATVEAGMTLTEFQARLAPRGQWLPVDPPDADRLSIGDLLSANASGPRRFGYGTVRDYLIGMKVVLADGRVIKSGGKVVKNVAGYDLCKLFIGSRGAFGVIVEATFKLRPLPEAEQFVQAGFDSLQNAGAFVQAVLESNLVPVVLDLHNISTNSQTDPSPRPSPLGGERVDEEAPGMLSATDGPRSNASRSDASRSHALTVVLGFAGVREDVEYQLAKAAELGARSPSNLDHEIRFWNSGSATPPRRLSVLPSELAQAIRRLGEVSFVARAGNGLVCYVGGPEEPRTETPGKLLRRVKDTFDPKHIFPDLPL